The following proteins are encoded in a genomic region of Microcoleus sp. FACHB-68:
- a CDS encoding ATP synthase subunit I, whose amino-acid sequence MKVNRKFERKPAGLSKGFYIGLQTWLLFLVAFLSLGYRISLSIFLGAIGGFAAGFINAWWRTDDPDFPPEEQADNQLSRLSKARSELLENQPTSTLAKQSRWTRQAGSSRRLFDDPPEPIDENDENNDNVEKKE is encoded by the coding sequence ATGAAAGTTAATCGAAAGTTTGAGCGAAAGCCTGCTGGTCTTTCCAAAGGATTTTATATAGGATTGCAGACTTGGTTGTTGTTTCTCGTTGCCTTTCTTTCCTTAGGCTACCGAATTTCTTTGAGTATTTTTTTAGGAGCAATCGGAGGTTTTGCAGCCGGCTTTATAAACGCTTGGTGGCGAACTGACGATCCAGATTTTCCACCTGAGGAGCAAGCTGATAATCAGCTTTCTAGATTATCTAAAGCGCGTTCAGAACTGCTGGAAAACCAGCCAACCTCTACTTTGGCAAAACAGAGTCGGTGGACTCGTCAGGCGGGTTCGAGCCGGCGATTATTTGATGATCCGCCTGAGCCAATCGATGAAAATGATGAAAACAATGACAATGTAGAGAAAAAAGAATAA
- a CDS encoding ferredoxin-thioredoxin reductase variable chain, with protein MKVGDRVRVKESVIVYHHPDHRNQPFDVKGHEGEVLGIIQDWQGRPVSANLPVHVKFDKKFRAHFQGNELELIE; from the coding sequence ATGAAAGTTGGCGATCGCGTTCGCGTCAAAGAGTCTGTGATTGTTTACCACCATCCCGATCATCGCAATCAGCCCTTTGATGTCAAGGGTCATGAAGGAGAAGTTCTGGGCATTATTCAGGATTGGCAAGGGAGACCCGTCAGCGCCAACCTGCCTGTTCATGTCAAGTTTGACAAAAAATTCAGAGCACACTTTCAAGGAAATGAGCTAGAGCTGATCGAATAA
- a CDS encoding biopolymer transporter ExbD, translating to MRLPDEPELPFQINIVPLIDVVFAILTFFVMSTLFLTRSEGLSVNLPNAASGQSQKPAQVTVTINPEGKLAFNREPIQLDALESEVRKQIKPDADLLVVLNADKAVDHGVVVDVMDRVRRIKGAKLAIATQKP from the coding sequence ATGCGCCTACCCGATGAACCGGAACTGCCATTTCAAATTAACATCGTGCCGTTGATTGATGTGGTCTTTGCAATTCTGACGTTTTTTGTTATGTCTACACTGTTTTTGACCCGTTCTGAAGGGTTATCAGTGAATTTGCCCAATGCCGCAAGCGGACAATCTCAGAAACCGGCTCAGGTGACAGTGACAATCAATCCCGAAGGAAAGTTAGCATTTAACCGTGAACCGATTCAGCTAGATGCGCTGGAAAGTGAGGTTCGCAAGCAGATCAAGCCGGATGCAGACTTGCTGGTGGTATTGAATGCGGATAAGGCTGTTGATCACGGTGTGGTTGTTGATGTGATGGATCGCGTGCGCCGGATTAAGGGAGCAAAATTGGCCATTGCGACTCAGAAGCCTTAG
- a CDS encoding 50S ribosomal protein L25/general stress protein Ctc: MELTLEGQKRVEGSKPNALRREGLIPAVVYGHNGSESIAFTIKAKRVEHLLRDAAVNNTLIELNIPEVPWNGKALLREVQTHPWKNYPYHLSFFAVSAQDSLEVELALNFVGEPVGVKLENGILDPVLTQLVVKCKPESIPESLDIDVSELHVGDALHVDQLSLPDGVVAVGEPGRVVVSVLLAKGDAVDDEADAAAAAV; encoded by the coding sequence ATGGAACTCACACTTGAAGGTCAAAAACGGGTTGAAGGCAGTAAACCCAATGCACTTCGCCGCGAAGGATTGATTCCGGCAGTTGTGTACGGCCATAACGGATCAGAATCTATTGCTTTCACGATTAAAGCAAAAAGAGTTGAGCATCTGTTGAGGGATGCCGCCGTTAACAATACGCTCATCGAGCTAAATATCCCTGAGGTTCCTTGGAATGGCAAGGCTCTGTTACGCGAAGTTCAGACCCATCCTTGGAAAAACTATCCTTACCACCTCAGCTTTTTTGCGGTGTCCGCTCAAGATAGCTTAGAAGTTGAACTCGCCCTGAATTTTGTGGGTGAACCGGTTGGGGTCAAACTAGAGAATGGGATTTTAGACCCTGTTCTCACGCAACTGGTTGTCAAATGTAAGCCAGAGAGCATCCCTGAATCCCTCGACATTGACGTTTCTGAGCTTCATGTGGGTGATGCCTTGCACGTCGATCAACTCTCCTTGCCTGACGGCGTCGTTGCTGTTGGGGAACCGGGTCGGGTTGTGGTTAGTGTCCTCTTGGCTAAAGGCGACGCTGTAGACGACGAAGCCGACGCGGCTGCTGCTGCAGTTTAA
- a CDS encoding adenosine kinase, with product MTENNQQSKPVGVFGVGNALVDILALVEDDFVGEHSLNRGSMTLVDAERQAGLLHNLAHTSLQLRSGGSAANAMIALAQSGGTGFYSGKVAKDTNGEFYRQDMIAAGIEFDVHPAPPSNGPTGTCLVLTTPDAERTMCTNLGVSTTLAATDIDVERLKQCQYSYIEGYLWDAPEPRKASIETMEQSKRNGVKVSFTFSDSFLVDRFAGDFHKLVTDYCDTIFCNADEVRRFCEMESLEDCARKMGELVDLAFITDSENGCLVVENRQIVHVPGFPVRAIDTVGAGDAFAGGVLFGLTNGYSAAQAARWGNYLASSVVQVHGPRLEELPAKKVEEIVAG from the coding sequence ATGACAGAAAACAACCAGCAGTCAAAACCAGTCGGTGTATTTGGCGTCGGCAACGCCTTAGTAGACATTCTTGCATTAGTGGAAGATGATTTTGTCGGCGAACATTCCCTAAATCGTGGCTCGATGACTTTGGTGGACGCCGAAAGGCAAGCCGGCCTTTTGCATAACTTGGCGCACACCTCCCTGCAACTGCGATCCGGCGGATCAGCAGCCAACGCGATGATCGCCCTCGCGCAGAGTGGGGGCACCGGCTTCTATTCGGGTAAAGTTGCTAAAGATACCAACGGGGAATTTTACCGGCAAGACATGATCGCTGCCGGCATTGAATTTGACGTGCACCCAGCGCCCCCCTCAAATGGCCCAACCGGCACTTGTTTGGTGCTGACAACTCCCGATGCTGAGCGCACCATGTGTACCAATCTGGGCGTTTCCACTACCTTAGCCGCCACAGATATCGATGTGGAGCGACTGAAGCAGTGCCAATACAGCTATATTGAAGGCTATCTTTGGGATGCGCCAGAACCCCGTAAAGCTTCCATTGAAACGATGGAGCAGTCTAAGCGCAACGGGGTCAAGGTTTCGTTTACGTTTTCCGATTCATTTCTGGTAGATCGCTTTGCCGGTGATTTTCACAAACTGGTTACGGACTATTGCGATACGATTTTCTGCAATGCCGATGAGGTGCGCCGGTTCTGTGAGATGGAATCGCTGGAAGATTGCGCTCGTAAAATGGGTGAACTCGTGGATCTGGCTTTTATTACCGATAGCGAGAATGGCTGCTTGGTAGTGGAAAACCGGCAAATCGTCCATGTGCCAGGATTTCCAGTGCGAGCGATAGATACAGTCGGGGCGGGAGATGCCTTTGCCGGCGGCGTGTTATTCGGCCTTACTAACGGCTACAGCGCCGCTCAGGCAGCTCGTTGGGGTAATTACCTCGCTTCCTCGGTCGTGCAGGTTCACGGGCCGCGTTTGGAAGAATTGCCGGCGAAAAAAGTTGAGGAAATTGTTGCCGGTTAA
- a CDS encoding bifunctional aminoglycoside phosphotransferase/ATP-binding protein codes for MRDACVPVLIQQMLQPAFYCHWVREPVELIQTHSSFVLLTGNYVYKIKKPVNFGLLDYSTLAKRRFFCERELLLNQRGAPDVYLEVLPVTQLGSQFQLGGVGEPVEYALKMRQVPQEALFVNLLQRGLLTEQHLEELGRCVANFHEKSLTNEWVRSFGNLSQIREAIEQNYQRTEKYIEWLLSQEQFADIRRFTDNFFTQNQALFDNRIEKNWIRECHGDLHLSNIAWCQDKVLLFDCIEFNDRLRCVDVMFDLAYAVVDLEVRQRPDLSNIYLNTYIEQTGDWEGLQVLPLYLIRQAYVRAMVTSFLLDDPSVSSEEKEMPAETAKKYYNLAWQYTQPRQGEIILMSGLSGSGKSTVARHLARQTGAIHIRSDAVRKHLGGISLNQRGGENLYTPEMTHKTYHRLLELGVILAQQGWRVILDGKYDRQAFRLNVMLQCNTHQLPLQIVYCTAPAEVLRDRLNQRKGDIADATADLLPAQQATAEPFTELEQSYVKIIDTTEDLEEQLIKLRVLND; via the coding sequence ATGCGTGATGCTTGTGTTCCTGTCTTAATTCAGCAGATGTTGCAACCGGCTTTTTATTGCCATTGGGTGAGAGAGCCGGTTGAGCTGATTCAAACCCATAGTTCTTTTGTGCTGCTGACAGGTAATTATGTCTACAAAATTAAGAAGCCTGTGAATTTTGGTTTATTGGATTATTCGACTTTGGCAAAACGTCGATTTTTTTGCGAAAGAGAATTGCTTTTGAATCAGCGGGGTGCGCCGGATGTTTATTTAGAAGTTTTGCCGGTTACTCAATTAGGCAGTCAATTTCAGTTAGGTGGGGTGGGTGAGCCGGTTGAATATGCACTTAAAATGCGTCAGGTTCCCCAAGAAGCCCTATTTGTTAATTTGCTTCAGCGAGGCTTGTTAACGGAACAGCATTTAGAAGAATTGGGGCGTTGTGTCGCGAATTTTCATGAAAAATCCTTAACTAATGAGTGGGTTCGCAGTTTTGGGAACTTATCCCAGATTCGAGAGGCTATTGAGCAAAATTATCAGCGAACAGAAAAGTATATAGAATGGTTATTAAGTCAAGAGCAGTTTGCAGATATTAGAAGATTTACAGACAACTTTTTTACTCAAAACCAAGCATTATTTGATAACCGAATTGAAAAAAATTGGATTCGAGAATGTCATGGTGATTTACATTTAAGTAATATTGCATGGTGTCAAGATAAAGTTTTGCTGTTTGATTGTATTGAATTTAATGATCGTCTGCGTTGTGTGGATGTTATGTTCGATCTTGCTTATGCAGTCGTCGATTTGGAGGTAAGACAGCGCCCGGATTTGAGCAATATTTATTTAAACACTTATATTGAGCAAACAGGTGATTGGGAAGGGTTGCAGGTATTGCCCCTGTATTTGATTCGGCAAGCTTATGTTAGGGCGATGGTAACATCTTTTTTGCTAGACGATCCGAGTGTTTCATCTGAAGAAAAAGAGATGCCGGCAGAAACTGCTAAAAAATATTACAACCTGGCTTGGCAATACACCCAACCGCGCCAAGGAGAGATTATTTTAATGTCAGGTTTATCGGGTTCTGGGAAGAGTACGGTAGCGCGGCATTTAGCACGTCAAACGGGTGCTATTCACATTCGATCAGATGCGGTTCGGAAACATTTAGGAGGGATTTCTTTAAATCAGCGGGGAGGGGAAAATCTTTATACTCCTGAGATGACTCACAAGACTTATCACCGGCTGTTAGAGTTAGGAGTTATTTTAGCTCAACAAGGTTGGCGGGTAATATTGGATGGGAAATATGATCGGCAGGCATTCAGGTTAAATGTAATGCTTCAATGCAATACCCATCAACTGCCTTTGCAAATCGTTTATTGTACTGCGCCGGCAGAAGTGTTGCGTGATCGACTCAACCAGCGCAAGGGTGATATTGCTGACGCAACTGCCGATCTGCTGCCGGCGCAACAAGCAACGGCTGAACCTTTCACAGAATTGGAACAATCTTATGTAAAAATTATAGATACCACCGAAGATTTAGAAGAACAATTAATAAAATTACGAGTATTGAACGATTAG
- a CDS encoding adenylosuccinate synthase → MANVVVIGAQWGDEGKGKITDLLSKSADIVVRYQGGVNAGHTVVVKDQTFKLHLIPSGILYPDTECIIGSGTVIDPKVLIEELDRLDELNVSTKNLLISQTAHITMPYHRLIDQASEERRGNHKIGTTGRGIGPTYADKSERTGIRVLDLMDPEGLRKQINWTVNYKNVILEKLYNLPALDPQEVIGQYLEYAERLRPHVVDASLKIYDAIKRRRNILFEGAQGTLLDLDHGTYPYVTSSNPVAGGACVGAGVGPTMIDRVIGVAKAYTTRVGEGPFPTEMVDGIGQVLCERGAEFGTTTGRKRRCGWFDAVIGRYAVRINGMDCLAITKLDVLDGLEEIKVCVAYEIDGVRCEDFPSNARQFARCQPIYETMPGWTQSTDSCRSLEDLPPQALDYLKFLAELMEVPIAIVSLGASRDQTIIVEDPIHGPKRALLYANGTSSTPSPVID, encoded by the coding sequence TTGGCTAACGTCGTTGTAATTGGTGCCCAGTGGGGCGATGAAGGAAAAGGCAAAATTACCGATCTGCTCAGCAAGTCAGCAGATATTGTTGTGCGTTACCAAGGCGGCGTGAATGCCGGCCATACGGTTGTCGTTAAAGATCAAACGTTCAAGCTGCACCTGATTCCTTCTGGCATCTTGTATCCCGACACAGAATGTATCATCGGGTCGGGAACGGTGATTGATCCTAAAGTTTTAATTGAAGAACTCGACCGGCTAGACGAACTCAATGTCTCGACGAAAAATCTGCTGATTTCCCAAACCGCTCACATCACGATGCCATACCACCGGCTTATTGACCAGGCATCGGAGGAACGCCGGGGAAATCACAAAATTGGCACAACCGGGCGCGGCATTGGCCCAACCTATGCAGATAAATCAGAACGCACCGGCATTCGGGTTCTAGATTTAATGGACCCGGAAGGGCTACGCAAACAAATTAACTGGACAGTTAATTACAAAAACGTCATTCTCGAAAAATTATATAACTTGCCGGCCCTTGACCCTCAGGAGGTCATCGGCCAATATTTAGAATATGCTGAACGCTTGCGTCCTCATGTCGTGGATGCGTCGCTGAAGATTTACGATGCAATTAAGCGCCGGCGCAATATTTTATTTGAAGGTGCCCAAGGAACGCTGCTAGACCTGGATCACGGCACTTACCCTTATGTGACTTCCTCAAATCCCGTTGCCGGTGGGGCTTGCGTCGGTGCCGGTGTTGGGCCAACCATGATAGACCGTGTAATTGGTGTCGCCAAAGCCTACACGACGCGGGTCGGTGAAGGGCCATTCCCAACGGAAATGGTCGATGGCATCGGGCAAGTGTTGTGTGAACGCGGGGCTGAATTTGGCACCACCACAGGACGCAAGCGCCGGTGTGGATGGTTTGATGCAGTGATCGGTCGTTACGCGGTTCGTATCAATGGCATGGACTGTTTAGCCATCACTAAACTCGATGTTTTGGATGGGCTAGAAGAAATCAAAGTTTGCGTTGCCTATGAAATTGATGGGGTGCGCTGCGAAGACTTCCCCAGTAATGCCCGTCAATTTGCCCGATGCCAGCCGATTTATGAAACGATGCCCGGTTGGACACAATCAACCGATAGCTGCCGGTCTTTAGAAGATTTACCACCCCAAGCGCTGGACTATCTCAAATTCTTGGCAGAACTGATGGAAGTGCCGATAGCGATCGTTTCCCTTGGCGCAAGCCGCGATCAAACGATTATAGTAGAAGATCCGATTCACGGGCCGAAACGAGCGCTGCTCTATGCGAATGGCACTTCTAGCACTCCCTCGCCGGTTATTGACTAG
- a CDS encoding YdcF family protein, producing the protein MFLFLSKLLPIFIYPLGLSCLLMLVALVILWKRPRWAAAVISLAWIILLLGSNGLVAQGLVRSLEWQNLPAAQLPQADAIVVLGGAVKPAISPRPWVDVSEAGDRILHGAQLYRQGKAPFLILSGGRIEWKGGGPAESEDLAKIAETMGVPKDAILQDPTSLNTHENAVNVRKILDSQGIRRQVLLVTSAMHMPRSLLIFKRQGIQATPAPTDFLVSEQELQEINSSWQSTLLNIIPDADNLQQTTRALKEYIGLVVYRLRGWL; encoded by the coding sequence ATGTTTCTGTTTTTGTCAAAGTTGCTGCCGATATTCATCTATCCCTTGGGGCTAAGCTGTCTGCTGATGCTTGTCGCCCTAGTTATATTATGGAAGCGCCCTCGCTGGGCAGCAGCGGTGATTTCTCTGGCTTGGATTATTTTGTTGCTGGGGAGTAACGGCTTGGTGGCGCAGGGTTTAGTTCGTTCCCTGGAGTGGCAAAATTTGCCGGCAGCACAACTACCTCAAGCAGATGCCATTGTCGTCTTAGGCGGCGCAGTCAAGCCGGCTATCTCGCCTCGTCCTTGGGTGGATGTCAGTGAAGCCGGTGATCGAATTCTTCACGGTGCTCAACTATATCGGCAAGGGAAAGCGCCGTTTCTCATCCTCAGCGGCGGGCGCATTGAGTGGAAAGGAGGCGGGCCGGCAGAATCAGAAGATCTGGCCAAAATCGCTGAAACAATGGGCGTACCCAAAGATGCGATTCTGCAAGATCCCACCTCACTCAACACCCACGAAAATGCCGTTAATGTGCGAAAAATCCTCGACTCTCAAGGAATTCGCCGGCAGGTATTGCTTGTCACCTCAGCCATGCATATGCCGCGATCACTTCTCATTTTCAAGCGGCAAGGCATCCAAGCAACTCCCGCACCTACAGACTTTTTGGTGAGCGAACAAGAGTTGCAAGAAATTAATAGTAGCTGGCAATCAACACTGCTCAATATTATCCCCGATGCCGACAACCTCCAGCAAACAACCAGAGCATTAAAAGAATACATCGGTCTTGTTGTCTATCGCTTGCGCGGTTGGCTTTAA
- a CDS encoding PAS domain S-box protein, giving the protein MKLRTAFVSSFLGLASLVALLGIINVLLEKNNNYYLLRISQTTIPKILGLEQIKSASSRMIAETLSQALIKSELARTSSKTNEAQNLAKYRKEEEQEFAAAQKEMDAWMKNLESLPRDSKSEKLFQELQAYQNIFFQKNKLLIDLKNTPNTNAAVLAATKELEETEEEFLDLIDQAIAIEADNLRLAEETSARNVKNAMQLNLASIILVTILAIYLGLFLAKKVVQPIIEIKDAAVKIGQGKLDVRLKSKNLSEIAILADTFNTMADNLAKITVSQSYFDNVLRSMIDALIVLNPDMTIKTFNFAAFLLLRYDDESDLIGQPLKIILGDKRFLKDLEESELTQNNSFLGRKETTLLAKNGEKIPVYFSASVLRDDDGKIQGFVCLAQDITERKRAETARQESEAKWRSLVENAPDTIITADATGTIQFINRAMPGLTTEQVIGTSIYDCVPLESREQLRQSINSVFETGQPQNCELAWVGSAGNECWYSSRLGPVHNGGKVVAVTLIGSDITDRKRMEEALRESEDRLEGILNSLTDIVWSVSVQTFETLYLNPAAENVYSRPTSEFFQNPRLWLEVVHPEDREHAMFASQQMLTTGFKEIEYRIVRPDGEVRWLHDRGHLTCTADGIPLRLDGIATDITERKRAEEALQKLNEDLEIRVQERTKAFKQANKRLQQEIAERQLVGEALHQSEERLNSILNSLDDVVWSVDATNFQLLYLSSAVETVYGRSVNDFLQNPNIWVEAIHPEDRQRVQKVTQQRFEAGTVELEYRIIHGSGEVRWLRDRSRVVHNAEGKAIRLDGISTDITEGKQAQEALLTSENHYRAIVEDQTELICRFLPNGTLTFVNDAYCRYFSKPREEVIGHRFMSAVPEREQVIVLKNLKSVSLKNPVITWENRLVLPNGEIRAQQWTNRAIFDESGKVIEFQAVGRDITQRKRAEAALRKSEARFRNLAKREALLNQLASQIRNSLDLDTILDAAVREIRSLLQIDRCLFIWYRSNAGSSHLKDFSSPNSNFKGQTASWEVVKEARNPELPSLLGHYPNQPENHYMAKLLNREMIRVDDLTLSADPEYQQLHTSWGYTSVAILPIVTLAGEMGWLSCGHCSGPRPWRDSELTLLQAISDQVTIAISQAELYAHATEAARAAREQAQQLQQAMKALQQTQAQLIQTEKMSSLGQMVAGVAHEINNPVSFIYGNVDPAMEYIEDLLNLLELYRQSYPKPLPVIQDEIEAIDLEFLKEDLPKLLSSMKVGAERIRQIVLSLRNFSRLDEAQMKSVDIHEGLDNTLLILQNRLKAKGAMSEIQVIKEYGTLPPVHCFAGQLNQVFMNILANAIDALEMERKLGNASVMPTIRIHTGLLNGQRVEIRIADNGPGMSQEVKQRVFDPFFTTKPVGAGTGLGLSISYQIVVDKHGGELSCVSGFGEGTEFIIELPVQQDYAEPALFK; this is encoded by the coding sequence ATGAAGCTAAGGACTGCTTTTGTTTCGAGTTTCTTGGGGCTGGCTTCTTTAGTTGCCCTTTTAGGAATTATTAACGTACTTTTAGAAAAAAATAATAATTATTATTTATTGCGAATCTCTCAAACGACTATTCCCAAAATACTTGGGTTGGAACAAATTAAATCTGCATCATCCCGAATGATTGCAGAAACTTTAAGTCAAGCTTTAATTAAATCAGAATTAGCTCGGACATCCTCCAAGACGAATGAAGCACAAAATCTGGCAAAATACCGGAAAGAAGAAGAACAAGAATTTGCCGCAGCCCAAAAAGAAATGGATGCCTGGATGAAAAATTTAGAATCTCTTCCCCGCGATTCTAAATCGGAAAAGTTGTTTCAAGAACTTCAAGCCTATCAAAATATATTTTTTCAAAAAAATAAACTACTCATTGATTTAAAAAATACCCCAAACACAAATGCAGCGGTTTTAGCAGCCACCAAGGAGTTGGAAGAAACAGAAGAAGAATTTCTTGATTTAATCGATCAAGCGATTGCAATAGAGGCAGACAATCTAAGGCTTGCTGAAGAAACATCTGCTCGTAATGTAAAAAATGCCATGCAACTCAACTTGGCATCAATAATATTAGTTACGATTTTAGCTATTTATCTAGGATTATTTTTAGCAAAGAAAGTTGTGCAGCCGATTATTGAAATTAAAGATGCTGCGGTTAAAATTGGTCAAGGTAAATTGGATGTCAGGTTAAAATCTAAAAACTTAAGTGAAATAGCTATCTTGGCGGATACTTTTAATACAATGGCCGACAATTTAGCCAAGATTACGGTTTCTCAATCTTATTTTGATAATGTTTTGAGGTCGATGATAGACGCGTTGATCGTCCTCAATCCTGACATGACGATTAAAACTTTTAATTTCGCGGCTTTTTTGTTGTTGAGATATGACGATGAAAGCGATTTAATCGGCCAGCCCTTAAAAATTATATTAGGAGATAAAAGATTTTTAAAAGATTTAGAAGAGAGCGAACTAACTCAAAACAATAGTTTTTTAGGTCGAAAAGAAACAACGCTCTTAGCTAAGAATGGGGAAAAAATTCCCGTTTATTTTTCAGCTTCAGTTTTGCGGGATGATGACGGCAAAATTCAAGGGTTCGTCTGTTTAGCTCAAGATATCACGGAGCGCAAGCGGGCGGAAACGGCACGACAGGAATCAGAAGCGAAATGGCGTTCCTTAGTTGAAAACGCACCGGATACGATTATCACCGCAGATGCCACCGGCACGATTCAATTTATCAATCGCGCGATGCCGGGATTAACGACAGAACAAGTGATTGGAACCAGTATTTATGACTGCGTTCCCCTAGAGTCGCGCGAACAATTAAGACAGAGTATCAACAGCGTTTTTGAAACCGGCCAACCTCAGAACTGCGAACTTGCTTGGGTTGGTTCTGCCGGCAACGAGTGCTGGTATTCCAGCCGGCTTGGGCCGGTTCACAACGGTGGTAAAGTCGTCGCGGTTACCCTGATCGGCAGCGATATCACCGATCGCAAGCGTATGGAAGAAGCACTGCGAGAATCAGAAGACCGGCTAGAAGGCATTCTCAACTCCCTTACAGATATTGTGTGGTCTGTTTCTGTACAAACTTTTGAAACACTTTACCTCAATCCCGCAGCAGAAAACGTTTACAGCCGGCCCACCTCAGAATTTTTTCAAAATCCAAGGCTGTGGCTGGAAGTCGTTCACCCAGAAGATCGCGAACACGCAATGTTTGCCTCCCAGCAAATGCTCACCACCGGCTTCAAAGAGATAGAATACCGAATTGTCCGGCCTGATGGAGAAGTGCGCTGGCTGCATGATCGGGGACATTTGACTTGCACTGCTGACGGTATCCCCCTGCGTCTAGACGGCATTGCCACCGACATCACAGAACGCAAACGGGCCGAAGAAGCGTTGCAAAAGTTAAACGAAGACTTGGAAATTCGAGTTCAGGAACGCACCAAAGCCTTCAAACAAGCTAACAAGCGATTGCAACAAGAGATAGCTGAACGGCAGTTGGTGGGGGAAGCACTGCATCAAAGCGAAGAACGGCTTAACAGTATTCTCAATTCGCTTGATGACGTGGTTTGGTCAGTTGATGCGACAAACTTCCAGTTGCTTTATTTGAGTTCCGCCGTCGAAACAGTTTATGGACGCTCAGTTAACGATTTTCTTCAAAATCCTAACATCTGGGTAGAGGCGATTCACCCAGAAGACCGGCAGCGCGTTCAAAAGGTTACTCAACAGCGTTTTGAAGCCGGCACCGTTGAATTAGAATACCGCATCATCCACGGTAGTGGGGAAGTGCGCTGGCTGCGCGATCGCTCTAGAGTCGTTCACAACGCCGAGGGTAAAGCGATCCGCCTTGATGGCATCTCCACCGACATTACCGAAGGCAAGCAGGCACAAGAAGCACTCTTAACCAGCGAAAACCACTATCGCGCAATTGTTGAAGATCAAACCGAATTAATCTGCCGGTTTTTGCCGAATGGAACCCTGACGTTTGTCAATGACGCCTACTGCCGGTATTTCAGTAAGCCGCGAGAAGAAGTGATCGGGCATCGCTTTATGTCGGCAGTCCCGGAACGAGAACAGGTGATCGTACTCAAAAACTTAAAATCTGTCTCCCTCAAAAATCCTGTCATTACCTGGGAAAACCGGCTCGTTTTGCCGAATGGCGAAATCCGCGCCCAGCAGTGGACAAATCGGGCTATCTTTGACGAATCCGGCAAAGTCATAGAATTTCAGGCAGTAGGACGCGACATCACCCAGCGCAAGCGGGCTGAGGCAGCCTTGCGGAAATCGGAAGCGCGATTTAGAAACTTGGCAAAACGAGAAGCGCTGCTGAACCAGCTAGCCAGTCAAATCCGCAACTCCTTAGATTTGGATACAATTTTGGACGCGGCTGTGCGAGAAATTCGCAGTTTGTTGCAAATTGATCGATGTCTGTTTATTTGGTATCGCTCAAATGCCGGTAGCAGTCATCTGAAAGATTTTTCCAGCCCAAATTCAAATTTTAAAGGTCAAACTGCCTCTTGGGAAGTGGTCAAAGAAGCCCGAAATCCTGAGCTTCCCAGCCTCTTAGGTCACTATCCGAATCAGCCAGAAAATCACTACATGGCGAAGCTGTTGAATCGGGAAATGATTCGCGTAGACGATCTCACTTTATCTGCCGATCCAGAATACCAGCAGTTGCACACAAGTTGGGGCTATACCTCAGTGGCTATTCTTCCCATTGTCACCCTCGCTGGAGAAATGGGTTGGCTTAGCTGCGGTCACTGTAGTGGGCCGCGTCCTTGGCGGGATAGTGAATTGACGCTGTTGCAAGCAATTAGTGACCAAGTCACGATTGCCATTAGCCAAGCGGAACTCTACGCCCATGCCACCGAGGCAGCGCGGGCGGCGAGGGAACAAGCCCAACAGCTTCAGCAAGCGATGAAAGCGCTGCAACAAACGCAAGCGCAACTGATTCAAACGGAAAAAATGTCGTCTTTAGGGCAGATGGTTGCCGGTGTTGCTCACGAAATTAATAATCCGGTGAGTTTTATCTATGGCAATGTTGACCCGGCGATGGAATACATTGAAGATTTGCTTAATCTTTTGGAGCTTTACCGGCAATCCTATCCGAAACCGCTGCCGGTGATTCAAGACGAAATTGAAGCGATAGACCTAGAATTTTTAAAAGAAGATTTACCGAAACTTTTATCATCCATGAAAGTGGGGGCTGAACGCATTCGCCAAATTGTTTTGTCTCTGCGAAATTTCTCGCGACTGGATGAAGCGCAAATGAAATCTGTAGATATTCATGAGGGACTGGATAATACTTTATTGATTTTGCAAAATCGTTTGAAAGCCAAAGGGGCAATGTCGGAAATTCAGGTAATTAAAGAGTATGGAACCTTGCCGCCGGTACACTGTTTTGCTGGGCAATTAAATCAGGTGTTTATGAATATCCTGGCAAATGCAATTGATGCTTTGGAGATGGAGAGAAAACTGGGAAATGCTTCAGTGATGCCGACGATTCGGATTCACACCGGCCTTTTAAATGGACAGCGCGTGGAAATCCGAATTGCAGATAATGGCCCAGGTATGAGCCAGGAAGTGAAACAGCGAGTTTTTGATCCGTTCTTTACGACAAAACCTGTGGGTGCCGGCACGGGTTTGGGGCTGTCAATTAGTTATCAAATTGTCGTAGATAAACACGGAGGCGAACTGAGTTGTGTTTCAGGATTTGGTGAGGGTACAGAGTTTATTATTGAGCTGCCGGTGCAGCAGGATTATGCAGAACCAGCTCTTTTTAAATAA